A stretch of alpha proteobacterium HIMB59 DNA encodes these proteins:
- a CDS encoding DNA-directed RNA polymerase, beta' subunit (PFAM: RNA polymerase Rpb1, domain 2; RNA polymerase Rpb1, domain 4; RNA polymerase Rpb1, domain 1; RNA polymerase Rpb1, domain 3; RNA polymerase Rpb1, domain 5~TIGRFAM: DNA-directed RNA polymerase, beta' subunit, predominant form): MKDLTNLFKNNNQTLNFDQIKISVSSPEQIRSWSFGEIKKPETINYRTFKPEREGLFCARIFGPTKDYECLCGKYKRMKFKGITCEKCGVEVTLSKVRRERMAHIELAAPVAHIWFLKSLPSRIGLALDITLKNLEKVLYFESHIVIDPLMSGLEQNQLLTDEELEEAIEQFGEDSFKHGIGAEAVHEILSSLDLEKEIEKLVEESAATSSETKKKKILKRMKVMEGFKKSNIKPEWMILKVLPVIPPELRPLVPLEGGRFATSDLNDLYRRVINRNNRLKRLLDLRAPDIIVRNEKRMLQESVDALFDNGRRGRVITSTNKRPLKSLSEMLKGKQGRFRQNLLGKRVDYSGRSVIVVGPELKLHQCGLPKKMALELFKPFIYNKLESYGFASTLKSARKMVESERPEVWDILDEVIREHPILLNRAPTLHRLGIQAFEPILIEGKAIQLHPLVCTAFNADFDGDQMAVHIPLSLEAQLEARVLMMSTNNILSPSSGKPIIVPSQDIVLGIYYLSLINDNEEVKKYFSHIGEVEFALENKSINLHTPILFRTKTFNKETNEYEDKKFTTSPGRVLLFKTVPQSENLPFDCINKILTKKEISNLLDNVYRFTGQKATCIFVDQIMNVGFKYAAKAGISFGKDDLVIPEEKNSLIQETQKQVNSLEAQYQEGLITEREKYNKVVGLWSTCTDKVAKAMMKTVSTTKDNQINSVYIMAHSGARGSEAQLKQLAGMRGLMARPSGEIIENPITSNFKDGLTVLEYFNSTHGARKGLADTALKTASSGYLTRRLVDVAQDLTITQKDCSCSNGLTVDTVYESGEVAIPLKDRVFGRYLADDVKTSEGKVIMKNGEYISHEEIETIEKENITSVRIKSPITCGCVNGICAKAYGRDLAKGEPVNTGEAVGIIAAQSIGEPGTQLTMRTFHVGGVASSSAEKSNFESPSDGKIKIQNLRSVINQAGSEIIINRTTELEIYDLNNKLVSTFRAPYGSTLLVKDKAEVKLNDLLLEWDPYTVPIVAEESGILDFSDLVEGVSFIEKFDETTGISSKVIIDWKSFQGKQDLKPQLVITDDKGNPVKSKGSNNSSYDLSVGIVLNIEKGKEVKAGDIIARIPRASSKTKDITGGLPRVADIFESRKPKNPAVLAEVSGVIEFGKDIKSKRRIIINPEDGDPVEYLIPKGTYIYFNEGDKVNKGDMIVDGTPAPTDILNILGIEALAEYMVREVQKVYRLQGVLIDDKHIECITRQMLQKVEVIESGDSEYLVGDVLDRTTVLEKNIELKEAGKNEAKFKMMILGITKASLQTNSFISAASFQETTRVLTEAAINGKVDKLTGLKENVIVGKLIPAGTGNVIRALRKEAKIRDNSLLKQIENTK, encoded by the coding sequence ATGAAAGATTTAACCAACCTTTTTAAAAATAATAATCAAACTTTAAACTTTGACCAAATAAAGATTTCCGTTTCAAGTCCTGAGCAAATCAGATCTTGGTCTTTTGGTGAGATTAAAAAACCTGAAACTATTAATTACAGAACATTCAAACCTGAAAGAGAAGGTTTATTTTGTGCAAGAATTTTTGGTCCTACTAAAGACTACGAATGTTTATGTGGTAAATACAAAAGAATGAAATTTAAAGGTATCACTTGTGAAAAATGTGGTGTCGAAGTTACCTTATCCAAAGTTAGAAGAGAAAGAATGGCTCACATTGAGCTTGCAGCACCAGTTGCTCATATTTGGTTTTTAAAATCTCTCCCAAGTAGAATAGGTCTTGCATTAGATATAACTCTCAAGAATTTAGAAAAAGTTTTATATTTTGAAAGCCATATTGTAATTGACCCTTTAATGTCGGGTCTTGAACAAAATCAACTTCTTACTGATGAAGAGTTAGAAGAAGCCATTGAGCAATTTGGTGAAGACTCTTTTAAACACGGCATTGGAGCAGAAGCTGTCCACGAAATTTTATCTAGTTTAGATTTAGAAAAAGAAATTGAAAAGTTGGTAGAAGAGAGTGCAGCCACATCTTCAGAAACAAAAAAGAAAAAAATTCTAAAGAGAATGAAAGTTATGGAAGGATTTAAAAAATCCAACATAAAGCCTGAATGGATGATACTTAAAGTTCTTCCAGTTATCCCTCCTGAGCTAAGACCTTTGGTTCCATTAGAAGGTGGTAGATTTGCTACTTCTGATTTGAATGACTTATACAGAAGAGTAATTAACAGAAATAACAGATTAAAAAGACTTTTAGATCTAAGAGCCCCAGACATCATTGTCAGAAATGAAAAAAGAATGCTCCAGGAGTCTGTCGATGCATTATTCGATAACGGACGAAGAGGGCGAGTTATTACAAGCACTAATAAAAGACCATTAAAGTCTTTATCAGAAATGCTCAAAGGTAAGCAGGGAAGATTCAGACAAAATCTACTCGGTAAAAGAGTTGATTACTCTGGTAGATCTGTAATTGTAGTTGGACCTGAGCTTAAACTTCATCAATGTGGTCTTCCAAAGAAAATGGCTTTGGAGCTTTTCAAACCATTTATTTACAATAAGCTTGAATCCTATGGCTTTGCCTCAACTCTTAAATCTGCAAGAAAAATGGTTGAGTCTGAAAGACCAGAGGTTTGGGATATTTTAGATGAAGTAATTAGAGAACATCCTATTCTTTTAAATAGAGCCCCAACACTTCACAGACTTGGAATTCAGGCATTTGAACCAATTCTAATTGAAGGTAAAGCAATACAATTACACCCATTAGTTTGTACAGCTTTTAATGCAGACTTTGATGGTGACCAAATGGCTGTCCATATTCCACTTAGCTTAGAAGCTCAACTAGAAGCAAGAGTACTAATGATGAGCACCAATAACATACTTTCTCCTTCTTCTGGAAAACCAATTATTGTACCGAGTCAAGATATCGTTTTAGGTATTTATTACCTTTCATTAATTAATGATAATGAAGAGGTTAAAAAATACTTTTCTCATATAGGTGAAGTTGAGTTCGCTTTAGAAAATAAATCTATCAATTTACACACACCAATTCTTTTTAGAACTAAGACTTTTAATAAAGAAACTAATGAATATGAAGATAAAAAGTTCACTACTTCGCCTGGAAGAGTACTCTTATTCAAAACTGTTCCTCAAAGCGAGAACCTACCTTTTGATTGTATTAATAAAATTTTAACAAAAAAAGAAATTAGTAATTTATTAGACAACGTCTATAGATTCACTGGTCAAAAAGCTACATGTATCTTTGTAGATCAAATAATGAATGTAGGTTTCAAATATGCTGCTAAAGCTGGTATTTCTTTTGGAAAAGATGATCTTGTTATTCCTGAAGAAAAGAATTCCTTAATTCAAGAAACTCAAAAACAAGTAAACAGCTTAGAAGCACAATATCAAGAAGGTTTAATTACAGAAAGAGAAAAATACAACAAGGTCGTTGGACTTTGGTCTACATGTACAGATAAAGTTGCAAAGGCAATGATGAAAACAGTTTCAACTACGAAAGATAATCAAATCAATTCTGTATATATTATGGCTCATTCAGGTGCGAGAGGTTCAGAAGCTCAGCTTAAACAGCTAGCAGGAATGAGAGGTTTGATGGCTAGACCTTCCGGAGAGATTATTGAAAATCCTATTACCTCTAACTTTAAAGACGGTCTAACTGTTCTTGAATATTTTAATTCTACCCACGGAGCTAGAAAAGGTCTCGCTGATACTGCGCTTAAGACTGCAAGTTCAGGATATTTGACTAGAAGGCTTGTTGATGTGGCCCAGGACTTAACCATTACTCAAAAAGATTGTTCTTGTTCCAATGGACTTACAGTAGACACAGTGTATGAGTCTGGTGAGGTAGCTATTCCTCTAAAAGATAGAGTTTTTGGTCGATACCTAGCTGACGACGTAAAAACATCTGAAGGAAAAGTTATTATGAAAAATGGTGAATATATTTCACATGAAGAAATTGAAACCATTGAGAAAGAAAATATTACATCTGTAAGAATTAAATCTCCAATTACCTGTGGCTGTGTAAATGGTATCTGTGCTAAGGCATATGGTAGAGATCTAGCTAAAGGTGAACCAGTAAATACCGGTGAGGCTGTTGGTATTATTGCTGCACAGTCAATCGGTGAACCTGGAACTCAGCTAACTATGAGAACTTTCCACGTTGGTGGAGTAGCAAGCTCCTCAGCTGAAAAGTCCAATTTTGAGTCTCCTAGTGATGGTAAGATTAAAATTCAAAATTTAAGATCTGTAATCAATCAAGCTGGTAGCGAAATCATTATTAATAGAACTACTGAACTTGAAATTTATGATTTAAATAACAAATTAGTTTCTACATTCAGAGCTCCGTACGGCTCCACTCTTTTAGTCAAAGATAAAGCTGAAGTGAAGTTGAATGATTTATTGCTTGAATGGGATCCTTACACTGTTCCTATTGTAGCAGAAGAATCAGGTATATTAGACTTCAGTGATCTTGTCGAAGGAGTATCATTTATTGAAAAATTTGATGAAACAACTGGTATTTCCTCAAAAGTAATAATTGACTGGAAGAGCTTCCAAGGTAAACAGGATCTTAAACCTCAACTTGTTATCACTGATGATAAAGGCAATCCTGTAAAATCAAAAGGGTCGAATAATTCATCCTATGATTTAAGTGTGGGAATAGTTTTAAATATTGAAAAAGGTAAAGAAGTTAAAGCAGGTGATATCATAGCTAGAATACCAAGAGCTTCCTCTAAAACAAAGGACATTACTGGCGGCCTACCTAGAGTTGCAGACATCTTTGAATCAAGAAAGCCAAAAAATCCTGCAGTATTAGCAGAAGTTTCTGGCGTAATTGAGTTTGGTAAAGATATTAAAAGCAAAAGAAGAATAATTATAAATCCTGAAGATGGAGATCCAGTTGAGTACTTAATTCCAAAAGGTACATATATATATTTCAATGAGGGCGATAAAGTTAATAAAGGAGATATGATTGTTGATGGAACTCCTGCACCAACAGACATTTTGAATATTCTTGGCATCGAGGCTTTAGCTGAATATATGGTAAGAGAAGTTCAAAAAGTATACAGGTTACAAGGTGTTTTAATTGATGATAAACACATTGAATGTATTACAAGACAAATGCTTCAAAAAGTTGAAGTTATTGAGTCCGGAGACAGTGAATATTTAGTCGGTGATGTTTTGGATAGAACCACAGTTCTAGAAAAGAATATTGAGCTTAAAGAAGCTGGAAAAAATGAAGCTAAATTTAAAATGATGATATTAGGTATTACTAAAGCAAGTCTTCAAACTAATTCATTTATTTCTGCTGCATCTTTCCAAGAAACGACTAGGGTTCTTACCGAAGCAGCTATTAATGGTAAAGTAGATAAATTAACAGGTCTCAAAGAAAATGTGATTGTTGGTAAGTTAATTCCTGCTGGTACAGGTAACGTTATTAGAGCTTTAAGAAAAGAAGCTAAAATAAGGGATAATTCACTTCTAAAACAAATAGAAAATACTAAATAA
- a CDS encoding LSU ribosomal protein L2P (PFAM: Ribosomal Proteins L2, RNA binding domain; Ribosomal Proteins L2, C-terminal domain~TIGRFAM: ribosomal protein L2, bacterial/organellar), whose product MGLITYKPTTPSFRKTVKIDKSVLFKGRPEKNLIEELQPNSGRNNTGKITIRHRSGGHKKKYRIINFKRNTFDKIGTVERIEYDPNRSAFIALIDYQDLKEYIIAPSDIKSGDKVISSSKAEISSGNAMKIKNIPTGTSIHNIELKPGAGGKLCRSAGSFAQVLGVQDKYIMIKLSSRETRLVHGECMATVGVVSNQDNKNKKIGKAGIKRHLGIRPTVRGVVMNPVDHPHGGGEGRTSGGRHPSTPWGMKTKGKKTRKIKFTSKMIISRRAKK is encoded by the coding sequence ATGGGTCTAATTACTTATAAACCTACCACTCCTTCTTTTAGAAAGACTGTTAAGATTGATAAATCAGTTTTATTTAAAGGTAGACCTGAAAAAAACCTAATTGAAGAATTACAGCCTAATTCTGGAAGAAATAATACTGGAAAAATTACCATTAGACATAGATCTGGCGGTCATAAAAAGAAATATAGAATTATTAATTTCAAAAGAAATACATTCGATAAAATTGGTACAGTTGAGAGAATAGAATACGATCCTAATAGAAGCGCATTTATTGCTCTTATTGATTATCAAGATTTAAAAGAATACATCATAGCCCCGTCTGATATTAAATCAGGTGACAAAGTTATTTCATCTTCAAAGGCTGAGATTAGCTCTGGAAATGCTATGAAAATTAAAAATATCCCTACCGGTACTTCGATTCATAATATTGAATTAAAGCCTGGTGCCGGAGGTAAATTATGTAGATCTGCTGGTTCTTTCGCCCAGGTGCTTGGTGTGCAAGATAAATATATTATGATTAAGTTATCTTCGAGAGAAACTCGCCTTGTTCATGGAGAGTGTATGGCCACTGTGGGTGTAGTTTCTAACCAAGATAATAAAAATAAAAAGATTGGTAAGGCAGGAATTAAGAGACACTTGGGAATTAGACCAACGGTTAGAGGTGTTGTGATGAACCCTGTTGATCATCCACATGGTGGTGGTGAAGGTAGAACATCAGGCGGAAGACATCCATCTACTCCTTGGGGTATGAAAACCAAAGGTAAAAAGACCAGAAAAATTAAATTCACATCTAAAATGATAATTTCAAGAAGGGCTAAGAAATAA
- a CDS encoding ribosomal protein S10, bacterial/organelle (PFAM: Ribosomal protein S10p/S20e~TIGRFAM: ribosomal protein S10, bacterial/organelle) has product MINQNIRIRLKSFDHNILDRSSIDILQTAKRTGAKVIGPIPMPSRIERVTVNKSPHVDKKSREQFELRTHIRMMDIIEPTPQTVDALMKLDLASGVNVDIKIKK; this is encoded by the coding sequence ATGATTAATCAAAACATTAGAATTAGACTTAAATCATTTGATCACAATATATTAGATAGAAGTTCAATAGATATTCTACAAACAGCAAAAAGAACGGGTGCTAAAGTTATTGGACCTATTCCAATGCCCTCAAGAATTGAAAGAGTTACGGTTAATAAATCACCTCACGTTGATAAAAAGAGCAGAGAGCAATTTGAACTAAGAACTCATATTAGAATGATGGATATTATTGAACCTACTCCTCAAACAGTGGATGCTTTAATGAAATTAGATCTCGCTTCTGGTGTGAATGTAGATATTAAAATAAAGAAATAA
- a CDS encoding translation elongation factor 2 (EF-2/EF-G) (PFAM: Elongation factor Tu domain 2; Elongation factor G C-terminus; Elongation factor Tu GTP binding domain; Elongation factor G, domain IV~TIGRFAM: translation elongation factor EF-G; small GTP-binding protein domain), with the protein MDLSKYRNIGIMAHIDAGKTTTTERILYYTGKSHKIGEVHDGAATMDWMEQEQERGITITSAATTCFWNDHRINIIDTPGHVDFTIEVERSLRVLDGAVACFDGVAGVEPQSETVWRQADRYKVPRICFCNKMDRLGADFEMNIQSIKDRLGANPLVLQMAIGKEADFKGVVDLVNFKSIIWQDDSLGAKFDVVDISDDLLEEAKKKREELIEMAVEADDQAMEDYLEGNEISIETLKKCIRKGTIEFKFVPVLCGTAFKNKGVQPLLDAVVDYLPSPKDIGYVEGVKEGSDEKIHIPNTPEEPFAALAFKVAADPFVGQITFCRLYCGNLSSGSTILNSSKNQKERIGRMLLMHSNTREEIKEAKAGDIVALVGMKNVTTGDTLCEPSKPVILEKMEFPDPVIEVAVEPKTKADYEKMGQALGRLAQEDPSFRVTSDEESGQTIIKGMGELHLEILVDRMKREFKVEADVGAPQVAYRETITKDVEVDYTHKKQSGGAGQFARVKMKFKPLERNSGIKFNNTVVGGNIPKEYIPGVEKGINSAAQNGVIAGYNVIDFEAEVYDGAYHDVDSSVLAFEIASRAAFRDAVAKAGPKLLEPMMKVEVVTPEDYMGDIIGDLNSRRGQIEKMEDRGNAKVVSSVVPLANMFGYVNNLRSMSQGRASYTMLFSHYDVVPSNVEEEIKSKLA; encoded by the coding sequence ATGGATTTAAGTAAATATAGAAATATTGGAATTATGGCACACATTGATGCCGGTAAAACTACAACCACAGAAAGAATTTTATATTACACTGGAAAATCTCACAAAATTGGTGAAGTACATGATGGCGCTGCAACAATGGACTGGATGGAACAAGAACAAGAAAGAGGTATTACTATTACTTCAGCGGCAACTACTTGTTTTTGGAATGATCACAGAATTAATATTATTGATACTCCTGGTCACGTGGACTTTACAATTGAAGTAGAAAGATCACTGAGAGTTCTAGATGGTGCAGTAGCATGTTTTGATGGAGTGGCTGGTGTAGAGCCACAGTCTGAAACTGTGTGGAGACAAGCTGATCGCTATAAAGTTCCAAGAATTTGTTTCTGTAATAAGATGGATAGACTAGGTGCTGATTTTGAGATGAATATTCAGTCTATTAAAGATAGATTGGGTGCAAATCCACTAGTTCTCCAAATGGCAATTGGTAAAGAAGCTGATTTCAAAGGAGTTGTTGATCTTGTTAACTTTAAATCAATCATTTGGCAAGATGATAGCTTAGGTGCAAAATTTGATGTCGTTGACATAAGTGATGATTTGCTAGAAGAAGCAAAGAAAAAAAGAGAAGAGTTAATTGAAATGGCTGTAGAGGCAGATGATCAGGCCATGGAAGATTATTTAGAAGGCAATGAAATTTCAATTGAGACTTTAAAAAAGTGTATAAGAAAAGGCACAATTGAGTTTAAATTTGTTCCTGTTCTTTGTGGCACAGCTTTCAAAAATAAAGGTGTTCAACCTTTATTAGATGCTGTCGTTGATTACTTACCATCTCCTAAAGATATCGGTTACGTAGAAGGTGTAAAAGAAGGATCTGATGAAAAAATTCATATCCCAAATACTCCTGAAGAACCATTCGCTGCCTTAGCTTTTAAAGTTGCTGCAGATCCTTTTGTTGGCCAGATAACTTTCTGTAGACTTTACTGTGGTAATTTAAGTTCTGGCTCTACTATTTTAAATTCATCTAAAAATCAAAAAGAAAGAATTGGTAGAATGTTATTGATGCATTCAAATACTAGAGAAGAAATCAAAGAAGCAAAAGCAGGTGATATCGTTGCTTTGGTTGGAATGAAAAACGTTACTACTGGAGACACTCTATGTGAACCATCTAAGCCGGTTATTTTGGAAAAAATGGAATTCCCAGATCCTGTTATTGAAGTAGCTGTTGAGCCAAAAACTAAAGCTGATTATGAAAAAATGGGTCAAGCTCTTGGAAGATTGGCGCAAGAAGATCCTAGCTTCAGAGTTACTTCTGATGAAGAGTCAGGTCAAACGATTATTAAAGGAATGGGTGAGTTACACCTAGAAATCCTCGTTGATAGAATGAAAAGAGAATTTAAAGTCGAAGCTGATGTGGGTGCCCCACAGGTAGCCTATAGGGAAACAATTACTAAAGATGTCGAAGTTGACTACACCCACAAAAAGCAATCTGGTGGTGCGGGTCAATTTGCTAGAGTTAAAATGAAATTTAAACCTCTCGAGAGAAACTCTGGGATTAAATTCAACAACACTGTTGTTGGTGGAAATATTCCAAAAGAGTACATCCCAGGAGTTGAAAAGGGTATAAATAGCGCTGCTCAAAACGGAGTTATAGCAGGATATAATGTTATCGATTTCGAAGCTGAAGTATATGACGGCGCATATCACGATGTTGACTCATCAGTTTTAGCGTTTGAAATTGCTTCCAGAGCTGCCTTCAGAGATGCTGTAGCTAAAGCTGGTCCTAAATTATTAGAACCTATGATGAAAGTAGAAGTTGTGACTCCTGAAGACTATATGGGAGATATCATTGGTGACCTTAACTCTAGAAGAGGTCAAATTGAAAAAATGGAAGATAGAGGAAACGCTAAGGTCGTTTCTTCAGTTGTTCCTCTTGCTAATATGTTTGGTTATGTTAATAATCTACGTTCCATGAGCCAAGGAAGAGCGAGTTATACAATGTTATTTTCACATTACGATGTAGTACCATCAAATGTTGAAGAAGAAATAAAGTCAAAGTTAGCATAA
- a CDS encoding ribosomal protein L4/L1 family protein (PFAM: Ribosomal protein L4/L1 family~TIGRFAM: 50S ribosomal protein L4, bacterial/organelle), translating to MIEQITLKNANISDKSLHLSVQKTYSHKQGNNHSLDRSEVTGSGKKLFKQKGTGNARAGNKKTTQRRGGGKAFGPKFHLVSFKVNKKVKNLALMSSISIKSNNKSLYSIDETKLDEKAVKDILSSNTNKKIMIVLKNTNENNVVSKFQNYKNISFHSDKNYSIHASLKSDMLIFSNTSSLYETYIGKNI from the coding sequence ATGATTGAACAAATCACTCTTAAAAACGCCAATATTTCTGATAAATCTTTGCATCTTTCAGTACAAAAAACGTATTCTCACAAACAAGGCAACAATCATAGCCTTGATCGATCTGAAGTTACTGGTTCAGGAAAGAAACTTTTTAAACAAAAAGGAACTGGTAACGCTAGAGCTGGTAACAAAAAAACAACACAAAGAAGAGGTGGTGGTAAAGCCTTTGGTCCTAAATTTCATTTAGTTTCATTTAAAGTTAACAAAAAAGTAAAAAATCTTGCTTTAATGTCTTCAATTTCAATCAAAAGTAACAACAAATCACTTTATTCTATCGACGAAACCAAACTAGATGAGAAGGCAGTTAAAGATATTCTAAGTAGTAATACAAATAAAAAAATTATGATTGTTCTTAAAAATACCAATGAAAATAATGTTGTATCTAAGTTTCAAAATTATAAAAATATTTCTTTTCACTCAGATAAAAACTATTCAATACATGCTTCTTTAAAATCTGACATGCTTATTTTTTCAAACACTTCATCTCTTTATGAGACTTATATTGGGAAAAATATCTAA
- a CDS encoding 50S ribosomal protein L3, bacterial (PFAM: Ribosomal protein L3~TIGRFAM: 50S ribosomal protein L3, bacterial): MIISTKIGQTSFISEEGKRVCATVLDYNTCTVVGNRTEDKDGYTANILGFLKPKKLNKPQLKDFNKKNIEPKKIIKEERLNSSEDLLEVGSEVSPKFNVGDKVCVQSKSTGKGFAGAMKRHNFSGMRASHGVSISHRAHGSTGQNQNPGKVFKGKKMAGHLGDEITTTKNLEVLLVDTDKKLIFLKGSVPGKNKSVVRVYK; encoded by the coding sequence ATGATTATTAGTACAAAAATAGGTCAAACATCATTTATTAGTGAAGAAGGCAAAAGAGTTTGTGCTACTGTTTTAGATTACAATACATGTACAGTTGTTGGAAATAGAACTGAAGATAAAGACGGCTATACAGCTAACATTCTAGGTTTCCTTAAACCAAAAAAATTAAACAAACCTCAATTAAAAGATTTTAATAAAAAAAATATTGAACCTAAGAAAATTATAAAAGAAGAAAGACTTAATTCCTCTGAAGATTTATTAGAAGTAGGAAGTGAAGTATCTCCTAAATTTAATGTAGGAGATAAAGTTTGTGTTCAATCAAAATCAACTGGAAAAGGTTTTGCTGGAGCTATGAAACGTCATAATTTCAGCGGTATGAGAGCTTCTCACGGTGTATCTATTTCACACAGAGCCCATGGATCAACTGGTCAAAACCAAAATCCTGGTAAAGTTTTTAAAGGTAAGAAAATGGCTGGTCACCTTGGCGATGAAATTACAACAACTAAAAATTTAGAGGTGCTATTAGTAGATACTGATAAGAAATTGATTTTTCTCAAAGGTTCTGTCCCAGGAAAAAATAAATCAGTTGTAAGGGTATATAAATAA
- a CDS encoding SSU ribosomal protein S7P (PFAM: Ribosomal protein S7p/S5e~TIGRFAM: ribosomal protein S7, bacterial/organelle): MSRRRAAEKRQILPDPIYNSIVLNKFINEVMVGGKKTVAQKIVYGALDIIQAQNQSEDPLDYFQKSINNVKPSVEVKSRRVGGATYQVPMEVRSTRAQALAFKWILSNSKKRNEKTQRERLANELIDAFENKGNSVKKKDEVHKMAEANRAFAHYRW, encoded by the coding sequence ATGTCGAGAAGAAGAGCAGCAGAGAAGAGACAGATATTACCTGATCCAATTTATAACAGTATAGTGTTAAATAAATTTATTAATGAAGTAATGGTTGGTGGTAAAAAAACCGTTGCTCAAAAAATTGTTTACGGTGCACTTGATATTATTCAAGCACAAAACCAAAGCGAAGATCCTTTAGACTATTTTCAAAAATCAATTAATAACGTTAAACCCTCTGTTGAAGTTAAATCTAGAAGAGTCGGTGGAGCTACATACCAAGTGCCCATGGAAGTTAGAAGCACAAGAGCTCAAGCTTTAGCGTTCAAATGGATTCTTTCAAATTCTAAAAAAAGAAATGAAAAAACTCAAAGAGAAAGACTCGCAAATGAATTAATTGATGCTTTTGAAAATAAAGGTAACTCTGTAAAGAAAAAAGATGAAGTTCATAAGATGGCCGAAGCTAACAGAGCTTTTGCACATTATAGGTGGTAA
- a CDS encoding SSU ribosomal protein S12P (PFAM: Ribosomal protein S12~TIGRFAM: ribosomal protein S12, bacterial/organelle) has protein sequence MPTINQLVRKSREKVSKRNKVPALKACPQKRGVCLRVYTTTPKKPNSALRKVARVKLTNGQEVTAYIPGEGHNLQEHSVVLIRGGRVKDLPGVRYHIIRGTLDTQGLEKRRQRRSKYGAKRPKS, from the coding sequence ATGCCGACCATAAATCAATTAGTTAGAAAATCTAGAGAGAAAGTCTCTAAGAGAAATAAGGTGCCCGCACTTAAGGCTTGCCCTCAAAAGAGAGGCGTATGTCTAAGAGTCTATACAACAACACCAAAAAAACCTAACTCAGCTCTTAGAAAAGTAGCTAGAGTTAAACTAACTAATGGCCAAGAAGTCACCGCATATATTCCTGGAGAAGGCCATAACCTACAAGAACACTCTGTTGTATTAATCAGAGGTGGTAGAGTAAAAGACTTACCAGGTGTTCGTTATCATATAATAAGAGGAACTCTTGATACCCAAGGCCTAGAAAAAAGACGCCAAAGAAGATCAAAGTACGGAGCCAAAAGGCCAAAGAGCTAA
- a CDS encoding Ribosomal protein L23 (PFAM: Ribosomal protein L23): MDLNLIKKPVITEKSTANAQFNKYIFEVTKSANKSEIKATIEDVYKVKVEKLNSVIVKSKPKVFKGQRGTRSEQKRIIVTLKEGNTIDMSGKVK, from the coding sequence ATGGATTTAAATCTAATTAAAAAACCCGTCATTACAGAAAAATCTACCGCCAATGCGCAATTTAATAAATATATATTCGAAGTTACTAAGTCTGCAAATAAATCGGAAATTAAAGCAACTATAGAAGATGTTTATAAAGTTAAGGTTGAAAAGTTAAATAGTGTTATCGTTAAAAGTAAGCCTAAAGTTTTTAAGGGGCAAAGAGGCACTAGATCAGAGCAAAAAAGGATTATCGTTACTCTCAAAGAGGGTAACACAATTGATATGAGCGGAAAGGTTAAATAA
- a CDS encoding SSU ribosomal protein S19P (PFAM: Ribosomal protein S19~TIGRFAM: ribosomal protein S19, bacterial/organelle), translating into MARSVWKGPYFDITLYKKVKKSKEENSKSPIKTWSRRSTIIPDFVGVTLSVYNGKSFIPVFVTEDMVGHKLGEFSPTRVFKGHSGDKKAVQGKK; encoded by the coding sequence ATGGCAAGATCTGTCTGGAAGGGACCTTACTTTGATATAACTCTTTATAAAAAAGTAAAAAAATCAAAAGAAGAAAATTCAAAATCTCCGATTAAAACATGGTCAAGAAGATCTACTATTATTCCAGATTTTGTTGGCGTTACACTCTCTGTATATAACGGCAAATCCTTTATTCCAGTATTTGTCACTGAAGACATGGTTGGCCATAAACTAGGAGAATTTTCTCCAACCCGAGTATTTAAAGGCCACTCTGGTGATAAGAAAGCAGTTCAAGGTAAAAAATAA